The Streptomyces sp. NBC_01276 genome contains the following window.
GAGCGGCCCCCGGGGGACATCCCCCGGGGGCCGCTTCGTGCGTGCCGTGGTGGTGGCGGTCCGACTACTCGACGGTGACCGACTTCGCCAGGTTGCGCGGCTTGTCGATGTCCCGGCCCAGGGCCAGGGCGGTGTGGTACGCCAGCAGCTGGAGCGGGATGCCCATCAGGATCGGGTCCAGCTCGTCCTCGTTCTTGGGCACGAGGATGGTGTGGTCGGCCTTCTCCTGCTCGCGGTGGGCGACCGCGAGGATGCGGCCGCTGCGGGCCTTGATCTCCTCCAGCGCCGCGCGGTTCTTCTCCAGCAGGTCGTCGTCGGGGACGATCGCGACCGTCGGCATGGCGGGCTCGATGAGGGCGAGCGGGCCGTGCTTGAGCTCGGAGGCCGGGTAGGCCTCGGCGTGGATGTAGGAGATCTCCTTCAGCTTGAGGGAGGCCTCCAGGGCCACCGGGTAGCCGCGCACCCGGCCGATGAACATCATCGACTTGGCCTCGGCGTACTCGGCCGCCAGCTTCTTGATGTCCTCTTCGCCTTCGAGGATCTCCTGGATCTGCGCGGGCAGCTTGCGCAGGCCCTCGATGATCCGCTTGCCGTCGGTGACCGACAGGTCCCGGATCCGGCCCAGGTGCACGGCGAGCAGCGCGAAGGCCGTGACCGTGTTGGTGAAGCACTTGGTGGAGACGACGCAGACCTCCGGGCCGGCGTGCACGTACACGCCGCCGTCGGCCTCGCGGGCGATGGCGGAACCGACCACGTTGACCACGCCGAGGACGCGGGCGCCCTTGCGCTTGAGCTCCTGCACGGCCGCGAGCACGTCGTACGTCTCACCGGACTGGGAGACGGCGATGTAGAGGGTGTCGGGGTCCACGACCGGGTTGCGGTAGCGGAACTCGGAGGCCGGCTCGGCGTCGGCGGGGATCCGGGCCATGCTCTCGATCAGCCCGGCGCCGATCAGGCCCGCGTGGTAGGAGGTGCCGCAGCCCAGGATCTTGACCCGGCGGATGCCGCGGGCCTCGCGCGGGTCGAGGTTCAGGCCGCCCAGGTGCACGGTGTTGAAGCGGTCGTCGATCCGGCCGCGCAGCACGCGGTCGACCGCGTCGGGCTGCTCGGAGATCTCCTTGTGCATGTACGTGTCGTGGCCGCCCATGTCGTAGGAGGCGGCCTCCCACTCCACGGTCTCCGGGGTGGAGGTGGTCTTCGTACCGCTGGTGGTGTAGGTGCGGAAGTCGTCGGCCTTGAGGGTGGCCATCTCGCCGTCGTTGAGGGTCACGACCTGGCGGGTGTGGGCGATCAGCGCGGCGACGTCGGAGGCGACGAGCATCTCCTTCTCGCCGATGCCGAGGATGACGGGCGAGCCGTTGCGGGCGACGACGATGCGGTCGGCGAAGTCGGCGTGCATCACGGCGATGCCGTAGGTGCCCTCGATGACCTTGAGCGCCTCGCGGACCTTCTCCTCCAGGCTGTCGGCCTGCGAGCGGGCGATCAGGTGGGTGATCACCTCGGTGTCGGTGTCGGAGACGAAGACGACACCGTCCGCCACCAGCTTCGCGCGCAGCTCGTCGGCGTTGTCGACGATGCCGTTGTGGACGACGGCGACCTTGTTCTCGGGGTCCAGGTGCGGGTGCGAGTTGATGTCGCTCGGGGCGCCGTGGGTGGCCCAGCGGGTGTGGGCGATGCCGGTGGTGCCGGCGAACCGCTTGGGAACGCGGGACTCCAGCTCGCGGACCCGGCCCTTGGCCTTGACCATCTTCAGCGCCGCGGCCTTCGGGCTGTTGACGACGATGCCCGCCGAGTCGTAGCCCCGGTACTCCAGCCGCTGGAGACCCTCCAGCAGCAGCGGTGCCACGTCGCGCTTGCCGATGTAACCCACGATTCCGCACATACGGTCTTGCCCCTCCTGTAGTTCGGTGTCCGTGCCCTGCGCCGTCCCGGTCGTCTCAGCCGTAGACGATGCGGCGCAGCTGCCGGAGCGAGAGCTCCGGGGGCGCCACGGCGCGGTGCGGCAGTTCGGCGGCGATCCGTTCGAAGATCTCCGCGTTGACCGCGCCGCCCGACTGGAGCTCGCGGTGACGACGACGGACGAACTCCTCGGTCGTCTCGTCGAAGTACGCGAGCACGTCGAGCACCACCCGGGCGGCCTCTCCGCGCTGCAGCGCGGTGCTGCGCACCAGGTGGTCGACGAGGTCGTCATGGGACGGGCGGCGGTCGAGCACCTGTAGATATTGACGGTCCACGGGCTGGAACGCAAAGATCCTGCCCGAAATCGGGCAGGATCCTGCTGGTCTGGACCAGGGAATGGGTAATTCCGGTCCGGGTCGGTCAGAAACGACCCAAAATGGCGGCCTTCGCGGCGCTGAACTCCTCGGCGGTCAGGATGCCCGTCCGGTGCAGCTCGCCCAGCTCGCGCAGGCGTCGCAGCAGGGTGTCGTGGTCCACCGGCTCGCCCGCCAGGGCCGCGCGCGCCTCGGGCAGCGGCAGCGCCTCGGGCGCGGGGGCCGGCGCGGGCGCCGCCGGGTGCGGGATCCGCACCGCCACGGCCGCCGCGACCAGCGCCATCAGGGGGTCCTTCTTGAAACCGAAGAGCTCCAGGGTGTGCGGGTCGTACTTGGGCGCGGCCGCCGCCGTGGCGCCCTTCAGGGTGAACCGCAGCCAGCCGTGCTCCAGCCCCCTGGACGGCGTCCACTCCACCGACCGCACGTCGCCGACGCGGAACTCCCGCGGTCCGCCGGAACGCTTCGCCTCCTCCGTCGTCCAGTTCCAGTCCAGCAGCACCCGGTCGCCGTCGAAGGCCGCCGACCCGTCACCCGCGCCGACCGAGATCGGAACGGCGGGCCCCGGCAGCAGGTAGGCGTCCGAGGGGCCGGGATCGACCTGGTCCAGCAGCAGGGCGTTGCGCAGCTCGTCGACGAAGTACTCCGCGACCCCGGTCCGGTCCGGCTCCACCGTCAGGAGATAGGGGTCGGAGGGCTCCGGCAGCCGCCCTCCCGTCACCTGCAGCAGCGGGTCCGCCCCGTCCCGCAGCCGAAGCCGCAGCCGGCCCGCCTTGCGGCCCGGCTCGTGACTGACCCCCGCGACGGCCCGCAGCGGTACGACCACTTCGCCGAGGTGCTGCCGGAGCAGCCCCACCCCCTTGTCGCGGCCCGGCACGATGCGCACCGCGTCCCCGTCGAAGGTCCAAGTGCCGTCCTTCTGGATGATTTCCGCCATGCGGTGATTCTCCCATCGGCAATCCAGGGCCGGTTGGCCTATACCTGGGCGCATGAGAGTCCTGCGACGCGCGCTCGGCACCCTCCTCGCCCTCGGGGCGGTCGTCTCCTGCACCGCGGCCCACGGTGACGACGCCAAGGCCACCCGCCGCCCCGCCGCCCTCGCCCCCTACGAACGGCTCCTGCCCGCGCCCGCCTCCGCGCGGGCCGAAGGCGCCCCGTACGTCTTCGGGGCCGGCACGGTGATCCGTACGGGTGTGGCGGCGCCGGAGGAGGTCCGGCGGGTCGGCGAGCTCCTCGCGGAGCAGCTGCGCGGCCCCGGCGGGCTGCCGCTGCCGGTGGTCGACGGCGAGGACGGGGACGGGGTCCGGCTGCGGCTCGACACCGGGGACGCGGAACTCGGCGCGGAGGGCTACCGGCTGCGCACCACCGCCGCCGGGATCACCCTGACCGCCCGCACCCCGGCCGGGCTCTTC
Protein-coding sequences here:
- the glmS gene encoding glutamine--fructose-6-phosphate transaminase (isomerizing), translating into MCGIVGYIGKRDVAPLLLEGLQRLEYRGYDSAGIVVNSPKAAALKMVKAKGRVRELESRVPKRFAGTTGIAHTRWATHGAPSDINSHPHLDPENKVAVVHNGIVDNADELRAKLVADGVVFVSDTDTEVITHLIARSQADSLEEKVREALKVIEGTYGIAVMHADFADRIVVARNGSPVILGIGEKEMLVASDVAALIAHTRQVVTLNDGEMATLKADDFRTYTTSGTKTTSTPETVEWEAASYDMGGHDTYMHKEISEQPDAVDRVLRGRIDDRFNTVHLGGLNLDPREARGIRRVKILGCGTSYHAGLIGAGLIESMARIPADAEPASEFRYRNPVVDPDTLYIAVSQSGETYDVLAAVQELKRKGARVLGVVNVVGSAIAREADGGVYVHAGPEVCVVSTKCFTNTVTAFALLAVHLGRIRDLSVTDGKRIIEGLRKLPAQIQEILEGEEDIKKLAAEYAEAKSMMFIGRVRGYPVALEASLKLKEISYIHAEAYPASELKHGPLALIEPAMPTVAIVPDDDLLEKNRAALEEIKARSGRILAVAHREQEKADHTILVPKNEDELDPILMGIPLQLLAYHTALALGRDIDKPRNLAKSVTVE
- a CDS encoding DUF4429 domain-containing protein encodes the protein MAEIIQKDGTWTFDGDAVRIVPGRDKGVGLLRQHLGEVVVPLRAVAGVSHEPGRKAGRLRLRLRDGADPLLQVTGGRLPEPSDPYLLTVEPDRTGVAEYFVDELRNALLLDQVDPGPSDAYLLPGPAVPISVGAGDGSAAFDGDRVLLDWNWTTEEAKRSGGPREFRVGDVRSVEWTPSRGLEHGWLRFTLKGATAAAAPKYDPHTLELFGFKKDPLMALVAAAVAVRIPHPAAPAPAPAPEALPLPEARAALAGEPVDHDTLLRRLRELGELHRTGILTAEEFSAAKAAILGRF